A region from the Oceanidesulfovibrio marinus genome encodes:
- the tyrS gene encoding tyrosine--tRNA ligase, which produces MAQIERGAVEIINTEELQKKLAKGRPLRIKAGFDPTAPDLHLGHTVLIQKLKHFQDLGHQVIFLIGDFTGMIGDPSGKSETRPPLTREQVMENAETYKRQIFKILDEERTEIAFNSTWMDAFTSADFVSLCSRYTVARMLERDDFHNRYAENRSIAIHEFLYPLVQGYDSVALKADVELGGTDQKFNLLMGRHLQQQYGQEPQIILTVPILEGLDGVKKMSKSLNNYVGIEEDPTNMYGKIMSISDELMWRYYELLSDRSLSEIETLKKDVDCCTLHPKKAKELLAWEITARFHSESAAKHAEENFRQVFAKGENPDDMPAYTVETGENSRPIAFLADSGLTESRGEAKRLIKQGALSIDGEKYSDGEYVLQPGEYTVKLGKRRFLRLTVQ; this is translated from the coding sequence ATGGCCCAGATCGAACGTGGCGCTGTCGAGATCATCAATACCGAGGAGTTGCAGAAAAAACTCGCCAAGGGCAGACCTCTGCGCATCAAGGCCGGGTTCGACCCCACCGCGCCGGACCTGCACCTCGGCCACACGGTGCTTATCCAGAAGCTGAAGCACTTTCAGGACCTCGGCCACCAGGTCATCTTCCTGATCGGCGACTTCACCGGGATGATCGGCGACCCCAGCGGCAAGTCCGAGACCCGGCCGCCGCTCACGCGCGAGCAGGTCATGGAGAACGCGGAGACGTACAAGCGCCAGATCTTCAAGATCCTCGACGAGGAGCGCACCGAGATCGCCTTCAACTCCACCTGGATGGACGCCTTCACATCCGCGGACTTCGTGTCCCTGTGCTCACGCTACACCGTGGCGCGCATGCTGGAGCGTGACGACTTCCACAACCGTTATGCCGAGAACCGTTCCATCGCCATCCACGAGTTCCTCTACCCCCTGGTGCAGGGGTACGACTCCGTGGCCCTGAAGGCCGACGTGGAGCTGGGCGGCACGGACCAGAAGTTCAATCTGCTTATGGGTCGCCACCTGCAGCAGCAGTACGGCCAGGAGCCGCAGATCATCCTCACGGTGCCTATCCTCGAAGGGCTGGACGGCGTGAAGAAGATGTCCAAATCGCTGAACAACTACGTGGGCATCGAGGAAGATCCCACCAATATGTACGGCAAGATCATGTCCATCTCGGACGAGCTGATGTGGCGCTACTACGAGCTCCTTTCGGACAGGAGCCTGAGCGAGATCGAGACGCTGAAGAAGGACGTGGACTGCTGCACGCTGCACCCTAAGAAGGCCAAGGAGCTGCTGGCCTGGGAGATCACCGCGCGGTTCCACTCCGAGAGTGCGGCCAAGCACGCCGAGGAGAACTTCCGCCAGGTATTTGCCAAGGGCGAGAACCCCGACGACATGCCCGCGTACACCGTGGAGACCGGCGAGAACAGCCGGCCCATCGCCTTCCTGGCCGACTCCGGCCTCACGGAATCCCGCGGCGAGGCCAAGCGCCTGATCAAGCAGGGCGCGCTCTCCATTGACGGCGAGAAGTACAGCGACGGCGAGTACGTGCTGCAGCCCGGCGAGTACACAGTGAAGCTGGGCAAGCGGCGCTTTCTGCGGCTTACCGTGCAGTAG
- the cmk gene encoding (d)CMP kinase, protein MADPFRHIVTLDGPAGVGKTTMAKRLAGALRIPYMDTGAMYRVCGMRLGEEATAMSEADILQTLRAIHFSLDGSGEGTRLLVDDVPMGDEIRTERVGMLASTVGTLPSVRAYCREAQQGLGVATPLVAEGRDMGTVVFPRAAYKFFLEAAPEIRAQRRLDQLKEMGASDLPSLDDLAAQIAARDHQDRTRKEAPLKPAEDAILIDTGKLDVDGVFKRLMQEIKAAG, encoded by the coding sequence ATGGCAGACCCCTTCCGCCATATCGTGACTCTGGACGGCCCGGCCGGCGTGGGCAAAACTACCATGGCCAAGCGGCTGGCCGGCGCGTTGCGCATTCCCTACATGGATACCGGCGCCATGTACCGCGTCTGCGGCATGCGCCTGGGCGAAGAAGCCACGGCAATGTCCGAGGCGGATATTCTGCAAACGCTCCGCGCCATCCACTTCTCCCTGGACGGCTCCGGCGAGGGCACCCGCCTCCTGGTGGACGATGTTCCCATGGGCGACGAGATTCGCACGGAGCGCGTGGGCATGCTCGCGTCCACCGTGGGCACGCTGCCGTCAGTCCGCGCCTACTGCCGCGAGGCGCAGCAGGGGCTCGGGGTGGCAACGCCCCTGGTGGCCGAAGGCCGGGACATGGGCACCGTGGTCTTCCCCAGGGCCGCGTACAAGTTCTTCCTCGAAGCCGCCCCGGAGATCCGCGCGCAACGCCGGCTCGATCAGCTCAAGGAAATGGGCGCTTCCGACCTGCCCAGCCTCGACGACCTCGCCGCGCAGATCGCGGCCCGCGATCACCAGGACCGCACCCGCAAAGAAGCGCCCCTCAAACCAGCCGAGGACGCTATCCTTATTGATACTGGAAAACTTGATGTGGATGGCGTTTTCAAACGCCTGATGCAGGAAATCAAGGCTGCGGGCTGA
- a CDS encoding CinA family protein — MIDDIEKLSRELGEALLAQSLTLAVAESCTGGLVGGALTAISGSSDWFMGGVIAYHNEVKEQLLGVDAAILNTKGAVSEETVLAMAYGAAQLLKTQAALSISGVAGPTGGTPDKPVGMVCFGWHLNGETTACTEHLEGDREAVRLASVRRALRGMLRMVRGQTP, encoded by the coding sequence ATGATTGATGATATCGAGAAGCTTTCCCGAGAGCTCGGCGAGGCGCTCCTGGCGCAGAGCCTGACCCTTGCCGTGGCCGAGTCCTGCACCGGCGGGCTCGTGGGCGGCGCGCTCACGGCCATTTCCGGCAGCTCGGACTGGTTCATGGGCGGCGTCATCGCCTACCACAACGAGGTGAAGGAGCAACTGCTGGGCGTCGATGCCGCCATCCTGAACACCAAAGGCGCCGTGAGCGAGGAGACCGTGCTGGCCATGGCCTACGGTGCGGCACAGCTCTTGAAAACACAGGCCGCTCTTTCCATATCCGGCGTTGCCGGCCCCACCGGCGGCACGCCGGACAAGCCCGTGGGCATGGTCTGCTTTGGCTGGCATCTGAACGGCGAGACTACGGCGTGCACCGAGCATCTGGAGGGCGACCGCGAGGCCGTGCGCCTGGCCTCGGTGCGCCGGGCCCTGCGCGGCATGCTCAGAATGGTCCGGGGGCAAACACCCTAA
- the mazG gene encoding nucleoside triphosphate pyrophosphohydrolase, with translation MSRSFDKLLDVIDALLGPEGCPWDREQTPHTLCDYVIEEAFEMVEAIRAGDPVEAAEEMGDLLFLLCFINRCYLKQGSDISMDDTLDMIRRKMIRRHPHVFGEESVNGAGDVITNWEKIKREEKAEAANGDEPPKGVFSSLPKGLPPLLRAYRIHSKAARNGFTWATDADLEGQLASEWKEWQEAAASGDQQRKEEEFGDYLFTLVELGRRHSIKANSALHDANTKFLTRFDRMEHAVQTQGKDVADVDLDTLNSLWDTAKKEE, from the coding sequence ATGAGTCGATCCTTCGACAAGCTGCTTGACGTCATCGATGCCCTGCTCGGACCCGAGGGCTGCCCCTGGGACAGGGAGCAGACCCCGCACACACTGTGCGACTACGTGATCGAGGAAGCCTTCGAGATGGTGGAAGCCATCCGCGCCGGGGACCCGGTGGAGGCGGCCGAAGAAATGGGCGACCTCCTCTTCCTGCTCTGCTTCATCAACCGCTGCTACCTGAAGCAAGGCTCCGACATATCCATGGACGACACCCTGGACATGATCCGGCGCAAGATGATCCGCCGCCATCCCCACGTTTTTGGCGAGGAATCCGTCAACGGCGCCGGCGATGTGATCACCAACTGGGAGAAGATCAAACGCGAGGAAAAGGCCGAAGCCGCCAATGGCGACGAGCCGCCCAAGGGCGTGTTCTCATCCCTGCCCAAAGGCCTGCCGCCGCTCCTGCGCGCCTACCGCATCCACTCCAAAGCGGCGCGCAACGGCTTTACCTGGGCAACGGACGCCGACCTCGAAGGCCAGCTCGCATCGGAATGGAAAGAATGGCAGGAGGCCGCCGCCTCCGGCGACCAGCAGCGCAAAGAAGAAGAGTTCGGCGACTACCTCTTCACCCTCGTGGAGCTGGGCCGGCGTCACTCCATCAAGGCCAACTCGGCCCTGCACGACGCCAACACCAAGTTCCTCACACGCTTCGACCGCATGGAACACGCCGTCCAGACCCAGGGCAAGGACGTGGCCGATGTGGACCTGGATACGCTGAATTCGTTGTGGGATACGGCGAAGAAAGAAGAGTAA
- a CDS encoding PilZ domain-containing protein, which translates to MPHRRRSRVEAHFRALVTCRGQEFEVWMHNLSLTGMKFRQPDETILSAGDVCKVRIPLADDVVVRAEATVARTDEHLAALDFTAIDPDSYPHLLNMVRYASENPDAIEKEQLHIPFDESASKDI; encoded by the coding sequence ATGCCCCATCGCCGCCGCAGCCGTGTTGAAGCACACTTCCGCGCCCTGGTTACCTGCCGGGGTCAGGAGTTCGAGGTCTGGATGCACAACCTCAGCCTGACCGGCATGAAGTTCCGCCAGCCGGATGAAACGATCCTGAGCGCCGGCGATGTCTGCAAGGTGCGCATTCCCCTGGCCGATGACGTGGTGGTCAGGGCGGAGGCTACTGTGGCACGCACGGACGAGCATCTGGCGGCGCTGGACTTCACGGCCATCGACCCGGACAGCTACCCCCACCTGCTGAACATGGTGCGGTATGCATCCGAGAACCCGGACGCCATCGAGAAAGAGCAGCTTCACATCCCCTTTGACGAGTCGGCGTCCAAGGACATCTGA
- a CDS encoding universal stress protein produces MKQVQKILCAVDFSEFSPSVAETAKTMANAFGAEIVVLYAAPSLSQYVGFHVPPTSIENFVGEIVTGAEKSMDNFLSEHFEGVKATGKVATGYAAEEILKVAKDEKADMIVMGTHGRTGIDLILFGSVAEKVVKSSPIPVLTVRPGK; encoded by the coding sequence ATGAAACAGGTCCAAAAAATTCTTTGCGCCGTCGACTTTTCCGAGTTCAGCCCGTCCGTCGCCGAAACGGCCAAGACCATGGCCAACGCATTCGGCGCCGAGATCGTGGTGCTCTATGCGGCGCCCTCGCTGTCCCAGTATGTCGGTTTCCACGTGCCGCCCACGTCCATCGAGAACTTTGTGGGCGAGATCGTGACCGGCGCGGAAAAGAGCATGGACAACTTCCTGTCCGAGCACTTCGAAGGCGTCAAGGCCACCGGCAAGGTCGCCACCGGCTACGCCGCCGAGGAGATCCTCAAGGTCGCCAAGGACGAGAAGGCCGACATGATCGTCATGGGCACTCATGGCCGCACCGGCATCGACCTCATCCTTTTCGGTTCCGTGGCCGAGAAGGTCGTCAAGAGCTCTCCCATCCCCGTGCTCACGGTCCGGCCCGGCAAGTAG
- the hisC gene encoding histidinol-phosphate transaminase, giving the protein MADQQKLPALVQALRPEVLDFEPYAAGLSIEEIRERYGLECVIKLASNENPLGVPPLVQKRLKASVGFAFRYPKPDTPRLCKAIAHRMGVDPSRVVVGNGSDEIIDILIRVRAVPGRDNVLAFKPCFSMYKLQSKFLGVEFRQVPVEADFTYDLDKLAAAVDEHTALVFVTSPDNPSGYAPKASLLEKFARSLPETCILVVDEAYMDFAVPEEEYSIRNLLGELDNLVILRTFSKVYGLAGLRLGYGMMHPALADYLWRVRLPFSVNLMAEEAGIAAIEDTCFYEATLKAVHTGREWLAAQLSALGCTPKPTQANFILFALPEGCPLSAKDVFEKLLERGIIIRPLGSYGLPDSLRVSIGAERENQAFIDNLKEVLA; this is encoded by the coding sequence ATGGCAGACCAACAGAAACTCCCCGCTTTAGTCCAGGCCCTGCGGCCCGAGGTGCTCGATTTCGAGCCCTACGCGGCCGGGCTCTCCATCGAGGAAATCCGCGAGCGCTACGGCCTCGAATGCGTCATCAAGCTCGCGAGCAACGAGAACCCGCTGGGGGTGCCGCCCCTGGTGCAGAAGCGCCTCAAGGCGTCGGTGGGATTCGCCTTCCGCTATCCCAAGCCGGACACGCCGCGGCTGTGCAAGGCCATTGCCCACCGCATGGGCGTGGACCCCTCCCGCGTGGTGGTAGGCAACGGCTCCGACGAGATCATCGACATCCTCATCCGCGTACGCGCCGTGCCGGGCCGGGACAATGTGCTGGCCTTCAAGCCGTGCTTCTCCATGTACAAGCTCCAGTCCAAGTTCCTGGGCGTGGAGTTCCGACAGGTGCCGGTGGAGGCGGACTTTACCTATGACCTCGACAAGCTCGCCGCGGCCGTGGACGAACACACGGCCCTGGTCTTCGTCACCTCGCCGGACAACCCCTCGGGCTACGCGCCCAAGGCGTCCCTGCTGGAAAAGTTCGCGCGCTCCCTGCCGGAGACGTGCATTCTGGTGGTGGACGAGGCGTACATGGACTTTGCCGTGCCGGAAGAGGAGTACTCCATCCGCAACCTGCTGGGCGAGCTGGACAACCTGGTGATCCTGCGGACCTTCTCCAAGGTTTACGGCCTGGCCGGCTTGCGGCTCGGCTACGGCATGATGCACCCGGCTCTGGCCGACTACCTCTGGCGGGTGCGCCTGCCGTTCAGCGTGAACCTGATGGCCGAGGAGGCCGGCATCGCGGCCATCGAGGACACCTGCTTCTATGAGGCCACGCTGAAGGCCGTGCACACCGGCCGGGAATGGCTCGCGGCGCAGCTCTCGGCCCTGGGCTGTACGCCCAAGCCCACCCAGGCCAACTTCATTCTCTTTGCCCTGCCCGAAGGCTGCCCCTTGTCGGCCAAGGATGTCTTCGAGAAGCTGCTGGAGCGCGGCATCATCATCCGGCCGCTGGGCAGCTACGGCCTGCCGGACAGCCTGCGCGTCTCCATCGGCGCGGAGCGCGAGAACCAGGCCTTCATCGACAACCTGAAAGAGGTGCTGGCGTAA
- the thpR gene encoding RNA 2',3'-cyclic phosphodiesterase, whose product MRCFVGLPLPESYQDGLERVRRQWGPRFAPPLTWTRPGNWHITLAFLGEVEESQQPDLEQALSAVAFAPFTFQAGGAGVFPPQGRPKVLWVGALYGEQAVAALASEVQQSLIPLGFESDDRPFTTHLTLARAKRGKSKRHKHTGAKRGAGDESFQKIPDANAWQECIAGLGRVEWPPVTMDSFILWRSHLSEAGPRYEPLASFGATSESSNG is encoded by the coding sequence ATGCGCTGCTTTGTCGGACTGCCGCTGCCCGAGAGCTATCAGGACGGGCTGGAACGCGTGCGCAGGCAATGGGGGCCACGCTTTGCGCCGCCGCTTACCTGGACGCGACCCGGCAACTGGCACATCACTCTGGCGTTTCTGGGCGAGGTGGAGGAATCCCAACAGCCGGACCTGGAGCAAGCGCTGTCGGCCGTGGCCTTTGCGCCGTTCACCTTCCAGGCTGGCGGGGCTGGGGTCTTTCCGCCCCAGGGCAGGCCCAAGGTGCTGTGGGTGGGCGCGCTGTACGGCGAGCAGGCAGTTGCCGCCCTGGCAAGCGAAGTGCAGCAGTCGCTCATTCCGCTTGGCTTCGAGTCGGACGACCGGCCATTCACCACCCATCTGACCCTGGCGCGGGCCAAGCGCGGCAAATCCAAACGCCACAAGCACACCGGTGCGAAGCGCGGAGCAGGGGACGAATCGTTCCAGAAAATCCCGGACGCCAACGCCTGGCAGGAATGCATTGCCGGCCTGGGCCGCGTGGAGTGGCCGCCCGTCACCATGGATTCGTTCATCCTCTGGCGCAGCCACCTGAGCGAGGCCGGTCCGCGCTACGAGCCCTTGGCGAGCTTTGGAGCGACGAGCGAGTCCAGCAATGGTTAG
- a CDS encoding CvpA family protein, which produces MNMLDIIFVVVLAYTAIRGLFRGLILEVASLGGVVLGIYLAMHYHEELGEPLSHVISNPDWVVIASYLIIFIATILLVSFAAGLTRAIVKKTVAAWLDYLGGFAFGILKGGLVCAIVFWLFVSVMPNSSMAENSRAAPYIMEYSRILSRYVPDSVRSMIPGHNSGDVHPGPQGSGDKPRQPGYEPYGPTGPSDGSTSDI; this is translated from the coding sequence ATGAACATGCTCGACATCATTTTTGTGGTCGTACTGGCTTACACCGCCATCCGGGGGCTGTTCCGGGGCCTCATTCTCGAAGTCGCCTCTCTGGGCGGCGTCGTTCTCGGCATCTACCTGGCCATGCACTACCACGAGGAGCTCGGCGAACCCCTCTCCCACGTGATCTCCAATCCGGACTGGGTCGTCATCGCCTCCTATCTGATCATCTTCATCGCCACGATCCTGCTCGTCTCCTTCGCGGCCGGGCTCACCCGCGCCATCGTCAAGAAGACCGTGGCCGCATGGCTGGACTATCTGGGCGGCTTCGCCTTCGGCATCCTCAAGGGCGGGCTGGTCTGCGCCATTGTTTTCTGGCTGTTCGTCTCGGTCATGCCGAACTCGTCCATGGCCGAGAACTCTCGCGCCGCGCCGTACATCATGGAGTACAGCCGCATCCTGTCGCGCTACGTGCCCGACTCCGTGCGGTCCATGATCCCCGGCCACAACTCCGGCGACGTGCACCCGGGGCCCCAAGGCTCCGGCGACAAGCCCCGGCAACCCGGCTACGAGCCCTACGGCCCCACCGGGCCTTCCGACGGCAGCACGTCCGACATCTGA
- a CDS encoding cytidine deaminase — MLRAFPPRVLLLLFISMALFPVAAAAQPGSLPPIQAVYGFDREFPPFSYEIDGKPAGFEVELLNAALEGRNVQLKMVPMDWQRVQLDLSGGSIQITSGMARTPQRELLFDFSQLPTAPLKVRLYTRNENRVGNVIQLRGKAVSVQEGSLYERILQDFGGLNIKGYKSEHEALRALANGQVDAFGGADKTAAYYVQKLGLANVTPVGTPLEVTRIYYAISKETPELKKRLDQGLWELMENGGYVDLFRKWFVRDLTQEQIDRMVQSASSSLVNAYAPYSQDPQGAAVLGASGTIYTGVNVENRQPALTGSALRVAIYNAIANGETVLRGVVMMDAKGNIITPAGDDLQVLYEFGQEVLIVTRPAPDRMRIASILEMMPYPYGSTPPPLPLDE; from the coding sequence ATGCTCCGCGCCTTTCCCCCCCGCGTTCTCCTGCTCCTGTTCATAAGCATGGCGTTGTTCCCGGTTGCAGCCGCGGCGCAACCCGGGAGTCTGCCCCCAATCCAGGCCGTATACGGCTTCGACCGCGAGTTCCCGCCTTTTTCCTACGAGATAGACGGAAAACCGGCCGGCTTCGAGGTAGAGCTGCTGAACGCCGCCCTGGAGGGCCGCAACGTCCAGCTCAAGATGGTTCCCATGGACTGGCAGCGAGTCCAGCTCGACCTCTCCGGCGGCTCCATCCAGATAACATCCGGCATGGCCAGAACGCCCCAGCGCGAGCTCCTGTTCGACTTCAGCCAGCTCCCCACGGCCCCGCTCAAGGTGCGGCTCTACACCCGCAACGAGAACCGCGTGGGCAACGTGATCCAGCTGCGTGGCAAGGCCGTGTCCGTGCAGGAAGGGTCGCTCTACGAGCGTATCCTCCAGGACTTCGGTGGCCTGAACATCAAGGGTTACAAGAGTGAGCACGAGGCCCTGCGCGCCCTGGCCAACGGCCAGGTGGACGCCTTTGGCGGCGCGGACAAGACCGCGGCCTACTACGTGCAGAAGCTCGGCCTGGCCAACGTGACGCCCGTGGGCACGCCGCTGGAGGTTACGCGGATCTACTACGCTATTTCCAAGGAAACACCCGAGCTGAAGAAACGGCTCGACCAGGGGTTGTGGGAGCTCATGGAGAACGGCGGCTATGTGGACTTGTTCCGCAAGTGGTTCGTGCGCGACCTGACGCAGGAGCAGATCGACCGGATGGTCCAGTCGGCCTCATCCTCGCTGGTCAACGCCTATGCGCCCTATTCCCAGGACCCGCAGGGCGCGGCCGTGCTCGGCGCGTCCGGCACCATCTACACCGGCGTGAACGTGGAGAACCGCCAGCCGGCCCTCACCGGCTCGGCCCTGCGCGTGGCCATCTACAACGCCATTGCCAACGGCGAGACGGTCCTGCGCGGCGTGGTCATGATGGACGCCAAGGGCAACATCATCACTCCCGCGGGTGACGACCTCCAGGTGCTCTACGAGTTCGGCCAGGAAGTGCTCATCGTCACGCGCCCTGCTCCGGACCGCATGCGCATCGCCTCCATCCTGGAGATGATGCCCTACCCCTACGGCTCCACGCCGCCGCCCTTGCCCCTCGACGAGTAG